Proteins encoded in a region of the Sulfurimonas marina genome:
- a CDS encoding thiosulfate oxidation carrier protein SoxY codes for MERRQFLSMTLGALALAVVPASVRAEDFRKSKPAVWTAHTVDDAIMAMYGKKDLTMSNVKLTAAKVPSDSPKKAVASNGGAIPVDFSVSVPAKTVAVFQDANPEAAVCVYTVSKYDAMNYSIKIKMAKSGTITIVAEGTDGKLYAAKQTLDVALGGCEG; via the coding sequence ATGGAAAGAAGACAATTTTTAAGTATGACTTTAGGTGCATTAGCTTTAGCTGTTGTACCTGCAAGCGTAAGAGCTGAGGATTTCAGAAAATCAAAACCAGCTGTATGGACTGCACACACTGTTGATGATGCTATCATGGCAATGTATGGTAAAAAAGATTTAACTATGAGCAATGTTAAATTAACAGCTGCTAAAGTTCCATCTGATAGCCCTAAAAAAGCTGTTGCATCTAACGGTGGTGCAATTCCAGTTGATTTTTCAGTATCTGTTCCTGCTAAAACTGTAGCAGTATTCCAAGATGCTAACCCAGAAGCTGCTGTATGTGTATACACTGTATCTAAATATGATGCAATGAACTACTCAATCAAAATTAAAATGGCTAAATCTGGTACTATTACTATCGTAGCTGAAGGTACTGACGGTAAACTTTATGCTGCTAAACAAACTCTAGATGTTGCTCTTGGTGGATGTGAAGGTTAA
- the soxZ gene encoding thiosulfate oxidation carrier complex protein SoxZ, whose amino-acid sequence MSAIKVKAKLKGGVVSVKAMAKHEMSTYNMAEKKTGDRENANFITHISATINGETVMDMSTSQFLSKNPIFKFDLKGIGAKGDALEMVAVDRKGNTLKGKGKIK is encoded by the coding sequence ATGTCAGCAATTAAAGTAAAAGCAAAATTAAAAGGCGGTGTAGTTTCTGTTAAAGCAATGGCTAAACACGAAATGTCTACATATAACATGGCTGAGAAAAAAACTGGTGATAGAGAAAATGCTAACTTCATTACTCATATCTCTGCTACAATCAACGGTGAAACTGTAATGGATATGTCAACTTCTCAGTTCTTATCTAAAAACCCTATCTTTAAATTCGACCTTAAAGGTATCGGTGCTAAAGGTGACGCTCTTGAGATGGTTGCTGTTGATCGTAAAGGTAACACTCTTAAAGGTAAAGGTAAAATTAAATAA
- a CDS encoding thioredoxin family protein, with product MLKKSLLSILYIFILSVTQLSAEIIDIDKAVLASKKSGKNPLVYLHKTGCPYCERLEEFTLDDDDVDQYIKDNFTFIIINVSHKEDIVIYDHEQTTAKAFAENIGYNFYPSVLFFSNSGELDHGSIGYIEEKDFLIILKYMKTGAFKTMSIDEYKKKIGFVEENNGEQIDKRQKL from the coding sequence ATGTTAAAAAAATCATTACTAAGTATTTTATATATTTTTATATTGTCAGTAACTCAACTCTCAGCAGAAATAATTGATATTGATAAAGCTGTTCTTGCATCTAAAAAAAGTGGGAAAAACCCTCTTGTATATCTTCATAAAACAGGTTGTCCATACTGTGAAAGACTTGAGGAGTTTACTCTTGATGATGATGATGTAGATCAGTATATCAAAGATAATTTCACTTTTATTATAATTAACGTTTCACATAAAGAAGATATTGTTATATATGATCATGAACAAACAACAGCAAAAGCATTTGCTGAAAACATCGGTTATAACTTCTACCCTTCTGTATTGTTTTTCAGTAATTCAGGTGAGCTTGATCACGGTAGTATCGGTTATATCGAAGAGAAAGATTTTCTTATAATATTAAAGTATATGAAAACAGGCGCATTTAAAACAATGAGCATAGATGAGTATAAAAAGAAAATTGGTTTTGTTGAAGAGAATAACGGTGAACAAATAGATAAGAGACAAAAACTATGA
- a CDS encoding MOSC domain-containing protein, with product MSGKVLKLFVTSDDEQKTRLTPETITVDNDGVVEDKFYKKDLMRAILITSIDSYNLAKENGVEIEYGLLGENILIDTNPYALVPGQTLKIGDTILEITQNCTLCKGLSTVSSKLPKILKNDRGIFAKVISGKSSIKIGDTVEI from the coding sequence ATGAGTGGAAAAGTTTTAAAACTATTTGTTACATCTGATGATGAGCAAAAGACAAGATTAACTCCTGAAACTATTACAGTTGATAATGATGGTGTAGTAGAGGATAAATTTTATAAAAAAGATTTAATGCGAGCTATTCTAATTACATCTATAGACAGCTATAACTTAGCTAAAGAGAACGGTGTAGAGATAGAATATGGGCTTTTAGGTGAAAATATCCTTATTGATACAAACCCTTATGCATTAGTTCCCGGTCAAACTTTAAAAATAGGTGATACCATTTTAGAAATTACACAAAACTGTACCTTATGTAAAGGGTTATCTACAGTAAGTTCAAAACTACCAAAAATATTAAAAAATGATCGTGGTATCTTTGCAAAAGTAATAAGCGGAAAATCCTCAATCAAGATTGGTGATACTGTAGAAATCTAA
- a CDS encoding DUF4395 domain-containing protein, translated as MNLSNFLNKYGEEVPGYDVRVINEREARAAAGILGTLGIMVIFIGIGFNHIIVARVYIAFLWFEFLLRITKPNYAPSLLLARFFVQNQKPEYVGAAQKRFAWAIGWLISFPMIYWFVLNWDITFYKVLICVLCATLMFFESAFSICLGCMLYKYIKKEDPHYCPGGVCEVRKKEPIQTFNLMQKIVAAATAIGLTVGIYLFLAYTEPKTFFGEFLHEAVLTDAQLQAQKDAAYEAEMAAEFGDDEDEEE; from the coding sequence TTGAACTTATCAAATTTTTTAAATAAGTATGGGGAAGAAGTTCCCGGATATGATGTAAGAGTTATTAACGAAAGAGAAGCAAGAGCTGCAGCAGGTATACTTGGTACCCTGGGAATCATGGTTATCTTTATCGGTATAGGATTTAATCACATCATTGTAGCGAGAGTATATATTGCATTTTTATGGTTTGAATTTCTACTTAGAATTACAAAACCGAATTATGCACCATCTTTACTACTTGCAAGGTTTTTTGTACAAAATCAAAAGCCAGAGTATGTAGGTGCAGCACAAAAGCGTTTTGCATGGGCAATTGGCTGGTTAATCTCATTTCCTATGATCTATTGGTTTGTGCTTAATTGGGATATTACTTTTTACAAAGTTTTAATTTGTGTACTATGTGCAACTTTAATGTTTTTTGAAAGTGCTTTTTCAATATGTTTAGGATGTATGTTATACAAATATATCAAAAAAGAGGATCCTCACTATTGCCCAGGAGGAGTATGTGAGGTTCGTAAAAAAGAGCCTATACAAACGTTTAATCTTATGCAAAAGATTGTGGCAGCTGCGACTGCTATTGGTTTAACGGTAGGAATATATCTTTTCCTTGCATATACTGAACCTAAAACATTCTTCGGAGAGTTTCTCCATGAAGCAGTACTGACAGATGCACAGCTCCAAGCACAAAAAGATGCAGCTTATGAAGCTGAGATGGCAGCGGAATTTGGAGATGATGAGGATGAAGAGGAATAA
- the aroC gene encoding chorismate synthase — protein sequence MNSFGQKLRFSTFGESHGTALGCVLDGVPAGLEIDEAFIQNELDRRKPGKSEFETARKEADKVEILSGVFEGKSTGTPIAMVIYNTNQKSKDYSNIKDVFRPGHADFTYFHKYGLRDYRGGGRSSARETAARVAAGAIAKLMLKELDVEVLSGISEVAGIKAEKFNYAGVKDSIIYALDSDVEQAQKDAILEAKKRHDSVGGVSRVVVKNAPIGLGQPLYYKLDGVLADAMMGINAVKAVEIGDGCLSAKTLGSQNNDQIRANGFESNHSGGILGGISNGDDIVLNVYFKPTPSIFQEQHTITTTNEEVDFSLKGRHDPCVAIRGTIVCEAMAALVIADMVLLNMGSKMDGVVKYYK from the coding sequence TTGAATAGTTTTGGTCAAAAATTAAGATTTTCAACATTTGGTGAATCCCACGGGACGGCACTTGGATGTGTGCTTGATGGTGTACCTGCAGGTTTAGAGATCGATGAAGCATTTATACAAAATGAACTCGACCGCAGAAAGCCGGGAAAAAGTGAATTTGAAACGGCAAGAAAAGAGGCTGATAAGGTAGAGATACTCAGCGGTGTATTTGAAGGAAAAAGTACAGGTACGCCTATTGCAATGGTGATTTATAATACAAACCAAAAGTCAAAAGACTATTCAAATATTAAAGATGTGTTTCGCCCTGGACATGCAGATTTTACATACTTTCATAAATATGGACTAAGAGATTACCGCGGCGGCGGAAGAAGTTCTGCAAGAGAAACAGCTGCTCGTGTAGCTGCAGGTGCAATTGCAAAACTGATGCTTAAAGAGCTTGATGTTGAAGTGTTAAGTGGTATTAGTGAAGTTGCAGGGATAAAAGCTGAGAAATTTAATTATGCAGGTGTAAAGGATAGTATTATTTATGCACTTGATTCTGATGTAGAACAGGCACAAAAAGATGCAATTTTAGAAGCTAAGAAGAGACATGATTCTGTTGGCGGTGTTAGCCGTGTTGTTGTTAAAAATGCACCTATTGGATTAGGACAACCACTTTATTATAAATTAGATGGTGTTTTAGCTGATGCTATGATGGGTATAAACGCCGTAAAAGCTGTTGAGATAGGTGATGGGTGTTTGAGTGCTAAAACGCTAGGCTCGCAAAACAATGACCAAATACGTGCTAATGGATTTGAGTCAAATCACTCAGGTGGAATTCTTGGCGGGATCAGTAACGGTGATGATATTGTACTTAACGTGTACTTTAAACCAACACCGTCTATCTTTCAAGAACAACATACTATCACTACGACTAATGAGGAGGTAGACTTCTCTTTAAAAGGGCGTCATGATCCTTGTGTAGCTATTCGTGGAACTATTGTTTGTGAGGCTATGGCTGCTCTTGTAATTGCAGATATGGTACTTTTAAATATGGGTTCAAAGATGGACGGAGTTGTAAAGTATTATAAATAG
- the rnc gene encoding ribonuclease III has protein sequence MHKKIDTLEKKLGYEFKDKNLIIEALTHKSYKQPYDNERLEFLGDAVLDLVVGEYLFRKFRNSDEGKLSKIRASLVNETGFDKLARALRLGDYILLSNAEDNNGGREKSSLLSNAFEAIMGAIYLEAGLEKVQEISIKLIEENHEEISLDSLFRDFKTTLQELTQARFGITPEYKVLASRGPDHKKEFEVGVYIEDKEYARAIGKSKKIAQQEAAKLAVEMLKKEK, from the coding sequence ATGCACAAGAAAATAGATACGTTAGAGAAAAAGTTAGGGTATGAGTTTAAAGATAAAAATCTCATTATCGAAGCGCTGACACATAAAAGCTATAAACAGCCCTACGATAATGAGCGTTTAGAGTTTCTGGGTGATGCTGTACTTGATCTTGTGGTAGGGGAGTATCTTTTTAGAAAGTTTAGAAATTCTGATGAGGGAAAACTCTCAAAGATTCGTGCTTCACTTGTAAATGAAACAGGTTTTGATAAATTAGCCCGTGCTTTAAGACTGGGTGACTACATTCTTTTATCGAATGCAGAAGACAATAACGGCGGAAGAGAAAAGTCATCGCTTTTATCAAATGCTTTTGAAGCGATAATGGGTGCGATTTATCTTGAAGCAGGATTAGAAAAAGTGCAGGAGATCTCTATAAAATTGATTGAAGAGAATCATGAAGAGATCTCTTTAGATTCTCTTTTTAGAGATTTTAAAACAACTCTGCAAGAACTTACTCAAGCACGTTTTGGAATAACACCTGAGTATAAAGTACTAGCTTCTCGCGGACCTGATCATAAAAAAGAGTTTGAAGTTGGTGTATACATTGAAGATAAAGAGTATGCAAGAGCTATCGGAAAAAGCAAAAAGATAGCTCAGCAGGAAGCGGCAAAGCTGGCAGTAGAGATGTTAAAGAAGGAAAAATAA
- the rnhA gene encoding ribonuclease HI: MKKVTLFSDGSALGNPGPGGFGAILRYGDKEKEIVGSEEHTTNNRMELRGVIEGLKALKQPCDVEIVSDSSYVVKGINEWLDNWVKRNFKKVKNPDLWQEYIEVSKPHKINAHWVRGHDGHIENERCDKLARDAAEAVKNL; this comes from the coding sequence GTGAAGAAAGTAACTCTTTTCAGTGATGGAAGTGCTTTAGGTAATCCTGGACCTGGTGGTTTTGGAGCAATTCTTCGTTATGGTGATAAAGAAAAAGAGATCGTAGGAAGCGAAGAACATACTACTAACAATAGAATGGAACTTCGAGGTGTTATAGAAGGCTTAAAAGCTCTAAAACAACCTTGTGATGTTGAAATCGTGAGTGATTCATCCTATGTGGTTAAAGGGATCAATGAATGGTTAGACAACTGGGTTAAACGGAACTTTAAAAAGGTAAAAAACCCTGATTTGTGGCAAGAGTATATTGAGGTTTCAAAGCCACATAAGATTAATGCTCATTGGGTTCGGGGACATGATGGGCATATAGAAAACGAGAGATGTGACAAACTAGCTCGTGATGCTGCCGAAGCAGTGAAAAATTTATAA
- a CDS encoding tetratricopeptide repeat protein yields MGSFFIEFRDPLFSIIIFFSIVFVITFISYWWGRYKRKEDNKDIDRFLKQFKTLPSKNELKVLISSGELSEKSWLLLANSFYKNGDYEKAIEIYNEILEVNKGANTKETMFLLGKTYFRAGFLERSKQIFLEILKKYPRTPEALKYLLLVYEHMRDYKSAMDVLEPLDELEEDISLDSEYLNALMILNNAKMDGETKAQKLLEIYNQNHNLIYMIFEYLFRVNPQLAWENLDHSKVDVLVPVLWNLRSKDLNLDIISKSGYLRELYSARGDISLAKSSSIFEFDILIKLEKKANATLGFEYVCSSCKGTYPFAFNRCSACHAIDSATIEISLSRDYMREFGEESNSFQ; encoded by the coding sequence ATGGGTAGTTTTTTTATAGAGTTTCGTGATCCGCTTTTCTCTATTATTATTTTCTTTTCCATTGTTTTTGTTATCACGTTTATCTCTTACTGGTGGGGAAGATATAAACGAAAAGAGGATAACAAAGATATAGACCGCTTTTTAAAACAGTTTAAAACACTCCCTTCAAAAAATGAACTCAAAGTGTTGATCTCAAGCGGTGAGCTTTCTGAGAAATCGTGGCTTTTACTCGCAAACTCTTTTTATAAAAACGGTGATTATGAAAAAGCTATAGAGATCTATAATGAAATCCTGGAAGTAAATAAGGGTGCAAATACTAAAGAAACAATGTTTTTACTTGGTAAAACATATTTCAGGGCCGGTTTTCTAGAGCGTTCAAAACAGATCTTTTTAGAGATTTTAAAAAAATATCCCCGCACCCCCGAAGCGTTAAAGTATCTTTTACTTGTTTATGAACATATGAGAGATTATAAGTCGGCTATGGATGTGTTAGAACCATTAGATGAGTTAGAGGAGGATATCTCTTTAGATAGTGAATATCTCAATGCTCTTATGATTTTAAACAATGCAAAGATGGATGGTGAAACTAAAGCGCAAAAACTGCTAGAGATTTATAATCAAAATCACAATTTAATTTATATGATTTTTGAGTATCTGTTTCGTGTAAATCCTCAACTGGCTTGGGAAAATTTAGATCATTCAAAAGTTGATGTTTTAGTACCGGTATTATGGAATTTACGTAGTAAAGACCTTAATTTAGATATAATTTCAAAAAGTGGTTATTTAAGAGAACTTTATAGTGCACGGGGTGATATAAGTTTAGCAAAATCAAGTTCTATATTTGAATTTGATATACTTATTAAACTTGAAAAAAAAGCGAATGCAACACTTGGATTTGAATATGTCTGTTCAAGTTGTAAGGGGACGTATCCTTTTGCTTTTAATCGTTGCAGTGCTTGCCATGCAATAGATAGTGCAACTATAGAGATCTCGCTTAGCCGTGATTATATGAGGGAGTTTGGTGAAGAAAGTAACTCTTTTCAGTGA
- a CDS encoding YeiH family protein: MAFSKENRKGTISGIIFVAIFAAAATMIADIAAVKALGISPLVIGIVLGIFYANTLHNHVPSAWGTGITFSGKKILRFAIVFYGFRITFQEIMDVGMSGFMVSLIMLATTFILGSYLGYKIFKMDKETSMLTASGASVCGAAAVLATEPVLKAEGHKTAVAVSMVVLFGTISMFLYPVLYAAVIEPATGFLHMTPQEFGIYVGGTIHEVAQVVAVPASIQGTPTDMANSAVIVKMTRVIMIAPMLILLGIYLSMEAKKSGSAAGGVKLVIPWFAVYFIGMAGFNSLQLVPADVVSVINEIDTFLLTMAMTALGMGTIFSKFKGLGLAPLYTAGAMFLWLVIGGFIVTKLVVATFS; the protein is encoded by the coding sequence ATGGCTTTTTCAAAAGAAAATAGAAAAGGTACAATCTCTGGAATTATATTTGTTGCTATCTTCGCAGCGGCAGCAACTATGATTGCAGACATTGCTGCTGTAAAAGCTTTAGGTATATCTCCACTGGTAATCGGTATCGTTTTAGGTATATTCTATGCAAACACTTTACACAATCATGTTCCAAGTGCTTGGGGAACTGGTATAACATTCTCTGGGAAAAAAATTCTTCGTTTTGCGATCGTATTTTACGGTTTTAGAATTACATTCCAGGAGATTATGGATGTAGGTATGAGTGGTTTTATGGTATCACTAATCATGCTTGCAACGACTTTTATTCTTGGTTCGTACCTTGGATATAAAATCTTTAAAATGGATAAAGAAACATCAATGCTTACAGCTTCTGGTGCTTCTGTTTGTGGTGCTGCGGCAGTTCTTGCTACAGAGCCTGTACTTAAAGCTGAAGGACATAAAACGGCAGTTGCGGTTTCTATGGTTGTACTTTTCGGTACTATCTCAATGTTTTTGTATCCGGTATTATACGCGGCAGTTATTGAACCGGCAACTGGCTTTTTACATATGACTCCTCAAGAGTTCGGTATCTATGTTGGTGGTACTATCCATGAAGTTGCACAAGTTGTTGCGGTGCCTGCTTCTATCCAAGGAACTCCAACTGATATGGCAAACTCAGCGGTAATTGTAAAAATGACTCGTGTTATTATGATCGCACCAATGCTTATTCTTTTAGGAATCTACCTTTCAATGGAAGCAAAAAAATCTGGTTCTGCTGCAGGTGGTGTAAAACTTGTTATACCTTGGTTTGCTGTTTACTTTATCGGTATGGCAGGGTTTAACTCACTTCAGTTAGTACCGGCTGATGTTGTTAGTGTTATTAACGAGATCGATACATTCTTACTTACTATGGCAATGACTGCTTTAGGTATGGGGACAATTTTCTCTAAATTTAAAGGTTTAGGTTTAGCACCACTTTATACAGCGGGTGCAATGTTCCTATGGTTGGTAATCGGTGGTTTCATCGTTACTAAACTTGTAGTAGCAACATTTTCATAA